Proteins co-encoded in one Arachis hypogaea cultivar Tifrunner chromosome 11, arahy.Tifrunner.gnm2.J5K5, whole genome shotgun sequence genomic window:
- the LOC112722854 gene encoding calmodulin-binding transcription activator 4-like isoform X1: protein MAGFEYNIDDLYQEAKRRWLKLVEMLYILRNHDQFKFTNIPPQKPTKESCSSSIKTVIIGGRKAIEELWEKHMNGLREENRSFQKRSYWILDPCKLGEVGT from the exons ATGGCAGGTTTTGAGTACAACATCGATGATCTGTAccaggaagctaagagaagatgGCTGAAGCTAGTGGAAATGCTATACATTTTGCGGAATCATGACCAGTTCAAGTTCACCAATATTCCCCCTCAAAAGCCAACAA AAGAATCATGCAGTTCTTCCATAAAGACGGTTATAATTGGCGGAAGAAAAGCGATCGAAGAATTGTGGGAGAAGCACATGAACGGCTTAAG AGAGGAGAATCGTAGTTTCCAGAAGAGGAGCTACTGGATACTGGATCC CTGTAAACTGGGAGAAGTGGGAACgtag
- the LOC112722854 gene encoding calmodulin-binding transcription activator 4-like isoform X2 has translation MTSSSSPIFPLKSQQFFHKDGYNWRKKSDRRIVGEAHERLKIGNVEILNCYYAHREENRSFQKRSYWILDPCKLGEVGT, from the exons ATGACCAGTTCAAGTTCACCAATATTCCCCCTCAAAAGCCAACAA TTCTTCCATAAAGACGGTTATAATTGGCGGAAGAAAAGCGATCGAAGAATTGTGGGAGAAGCACATGAACGGCTTAAG ATTGGAAACGTTGAAATACTAAATTGTTACTATGCACATAGAGAGGAGAATCGTAGTTTCCAGAAGAGGAGCTACTGGATACTGGATCC CTGTAAACTGGGAGAAGTGGGAACgtag